A genomic region of uncultured Paludibaculum sp. contains the following coding sequences:
- a CDS encoding TonB-dependent receptor yields MSQVGHWPRVWATALVFSALCLAQVNTATIYGTVTDPSGAALPQAAVTVSNQQTGGHWNVVTNTQGEYTVTFLPAGLYTITTKGAGFKESRNTGIELSGGQELRLKYALSLGEVTDTVTVSAETPLVNTANAEQSHNLNVARVQELPTANRDWSSLLGLGAGLTVSNNAVSMNGLPQDGFRFTVDGANASGSGESETLTSLGYIKAVSLEAIREVNVTSGIAPAETGPTMSGNVNVITKSGTNDMHGSLFENNRTENVAARNQFLTTRPPVTFNQFGGSIGGPVLKNKLFYFGVFEGYRSRAFTAVSGNVPTSEFRTQVVAANPAMKTFFDTFPLPNSSYAPGAVTGFYQSAGSSVENSNHYTMRSDYMPTSRDMVSLRYTYDTPFQLTPRVSPQNSRTFDVTTHKGVVSYIHSSAGWSAETRVGYNRFERSRLDNIFTLGVSAITGSLGFSNSGELMENLGINYSFDQIVAVNRGRHSIKFGGLFQMYESGRNNETVPEFQFANANDLLANKPSQVTISFGVRPYTLRNWITGFFAQDDFRVTRNFMLNFGLRADWFSVPTEDSGRIFNRTGPFGIGPYTDPGSIYQGSKFDYSPRLGFAWTVTPKTVIRGGGGIFTSAHNQFGGPVELIQNAIDEPNRVVFSAAEASRFGISYPTTNATVLPLVKGAGPISGTVIGQRFPQPSSMQWTLSVSREIGRNLSVESAYIGNHAIHANVVRRINQVNPLTGLRPYDGYSEYNYYDGSESTTYNAWQNTVRRRFANGFQMGGMYSWARSMSYSNAANIGFPNPPQDSSNIRDDKGPSPFDIRHRFNADFLYELPFMKLTGRTGRGSRLLLGGWQFSGIYTAESGPPINVTQSTSYQSTRPDYIGGNAYTADAEATLQFLNKAVFARIPVGTANAPLHFGSIGRNALRAPGFWNLDMALAKNLDFTERWRLQIRADMFNSLNHTNFSGISTAIEAGNFGRFTSTRGARVVQFNARLSF; encoded by the coding sequence ATGTCTCAAGTCGGACATTGGCCCCGGGTTTGGGCCACGGCGCTGGTGTTCTCGGCGCTCTGCCTGGCCCAAGTAAACACAGCCACGATCTATGGGACGGTCACGGACCCGAGTGGTGCGGCTCTTCCACAGGCCGCTGTGACTGTCAGCAATCAGCAAACAGGTGGGCATTGGAATGTGGTGACCAACACGCAGGGTGAGTACACCGTTACCTTCCTGCCGGCCGGGCTCTACACCATCACGACCAAAGGTGCAGGATTCAAGGAGTCTCGCAACACAGGCATTGAGCTTTCGGGCGGGCAGGAACTGCGTCTGAAGTACGCACTGTCACTGGGCGAGGTGACCGACACCGTCACCGTCAGCGCGGAAACGCCCCTGGTAAATACGGCCAATGCCGAGCAGTCGCACAACTTGAATGTGGCTCGCGTGCAGGAGCTGCCGACGGCAAATCGCGACTGGAGCTCGCTCCTCGGCCTCGGCGCAGGCCTCACGGTCAGCAACAACGCCGTTTCGATGAATGGCCTGCCGCAGGACGGGTTCCGGTTTACCGTTGACGGGGCGAATGCCAGTGGAAGCGGAGAATCGGAGACGCTCACCTCCCTGGGCTATATCAAAGCCGTCAGTCTGGAGGCGATCCGCGAAGTGAACGTCACCAGCGGAATCGCGCCCGCCGAGACTGGCCCGACGATGTCCGGGAACGTGAATGTGATCACGAAAAGCGGGACCAACGACATGCATGGCTCGCTCTTCGAAAACAATCGCACGGAGAATGTCGCGGCGCGCAATCAGTTTCTCACCACGCGGCCGCCGGTGACCTTCAATCAGTTCGGAGGATCGATTGGCGGGCCGGTGCTGAAGAACAAGCTCTTCTACTTCGGAGTCTTCGAAGGCTACCGGTCGCGCGCGTTTACGGCAGTGAGCGGCAATGTGCCGACCAGCGAGTTTCGCACGCAGGTGGTAGCCGCGAACCCCGCAATGAAAACCTTCTTTGATACCTTCCCGCTGCCGAACTCCAGCTACGCTCCAGGTGCGGTCACCGGCTTCTACCAGAGCGCCGGATCTTCCGTGGAAAACAGCAATCACTACACGATGCGCAGCGACTACATGCCGACCAGCCGGGATATGGTTTCGCTTCGCTACACCTACGACACGCCCTTTCAACTGACGCCCCGCGTCTCGCCGCAGAACTCGCGCACCTTCGATGTCACAACGCACAAGGGGGTCGTCAGCTACATCCATTCCAGCGCCGGTTGGAGCGCCGAGACCCGCGTAGGCTACAACCGCTTTGAACGTTCGCGGCTCGACAACATCTTCACTCTGGGCGTAAGCGCGATCACGGGCTCTCTGGGGTTCTCCAACTCCGGTGAACTGATGGAGAACCTGGGCATCAACTACAGCTTCGATCAGATCGTGGCCGTGAACCGCGGGCGTCATTCCATCAAGTTCGGTGGACTGTTCCAGATGTACGAATCCGGACGGAACAACGAGACGGTGCCGGAGTTTCAGTTTGCCAACGCGAACGACCTGTTGGCCAACAAGCCCAGCCAGGTGACGATCAGCTTCGGCGTCCGGCCCTACACCTTGCGGAACTGGATCACGGGTTTCTTCGCCCAGGACGACTTCCGGGTGACGCGCAACTTCATGCTGAACTTCGGCCTGCGCGCCGATTGGTTCTCCGTCCCCACCGAGGACTCCGGCCGCATCTTCAATCGCACGGGTCCCTTCGGAATTGGACCCTACACGGACCCCGGCAGCATTTACCAGGGCAGCAAGTTTGACTACTCCCCGCGTCTTGGCTTTGCCTGGACCGTCACCCCGAAGACCGTGATCCGCGGCGGCGGAGGTATCTTCACCAGCGCTCACAACCAGTTCGGCGGCCCGGTGGAGCTGATCCAGAACGCCATCGATGAACCGAACCGCGTGGTATTCAGCGCGGCGGAAGCCAGCCGCTTCGGCATCTCGTATCCGACCACGAATGCGACCGTGCTGCCCTTGGTGAAGGGTGCCGGTCCGATATCCGGCACGGTGATTGGCCAGCGCTTCCCCCAACCGTCCAGCATGCAGTGGACGCTGAGCGTGTCTCGCGAGATCGGCAGGAATCTGTCGGTGGAAAGCGCCTACATTGGCAACCATGCCATCCACGCCAATGTGGTGCGGCGCATCAACCAGGTGAATCCGCTCACCGGATTGCGGCCCTACGATGGCTACTCGGAGTACAACTACTACGATGGTTCCGAGAGTACGACCTATAACGCCTGGCAGAACACGGTCCGCCGGCGCTTCGCGAACGGATTCCAGATGGGCGGAATGTACTCCTGGGCTAGGTCCATGTCGTACAGCAATGCGGCCAACATCGGTTTCCCCAATCCGCCGCAGGACTCCAGCAACATTCGCGACGACAAGGGACCGAGCCCATTCGACATCCGGCACCGATTTAACGCCGACTTCCTCTACGAGTTGCCCTTCATGAAGTTGACTGGGCGTACAGGCAGGGGCAGCCGGCTGCTGCTGGGCGGCTGGCAGTTCTCTGGTATCTACACCGCCGAGTCCGGCCCGCCGATCAACGTTACGCAGAGCACGTCATATCAAAGCACTCGGCCCGACTACATTGGCGGCAATGCCTACACGGCCGATGCCGAGGCGACGCTGCAGTTTCTGAACAAGGCTGTGTTCGCGAGGATCCCCGTGGGCACGGCGAACGCTCCGCTGCACTTCGGCAGCATCGGGCGAAACGCCTTGCGCGCGCCCGGTTTCTGGAACCTGGACATGGCGCTGGCCAAGAACCTGGACTTCACTGAGCGCTGGCGGCTGCAGATTCGCGCCGATATGTTCAACTCTCTCAATCACACCAACTTCTCTGGCATCTCGACAGCGATCGAGGCGGGCAACTTCGGCCGCTTCACCTCGACCCGTGGCGCGCGAGTCGTGCAGTTCAATGCCCGGCTCAGTTTCTGA
- a CDS encoding Gfo/Idh/MocA family oxidoreductase gives MKRRYFLPAVAAGLNAVRSAAASDRVNVAVIGVRGRGRALTGGFAKLADANVEYLVDVDDRVVPAALAVLEKAGRKPPKVVRDMRRVFDDKSIDAVVIATPDHWHAPAAIMACDAGKDVYLEKPCSHNIREGRLIVEAARRSQRIVQHGTQARSREITRQAIDYIHSGKIGKVVMAKAWDVQRRADIGHKNDSPVPAEVDYDTWIGPAQPMPFNENRFHYTWHWNWNFGTGDAGNDGAHQIDMARWALGVEVPTEAAGMGAKLFFEDDQQTPDTINATFRYPGKMLMFELRIWNPYGMEATENGVAVYGGDGMVQIAKWDRLWGYKVFDEKGKLVKHEQSPGEDEAHVRNFLECVKSRKAPNAEIEIGFQSVVHCHLANIVARTGRAVRYDAKNDSVTGDPEAAKLTRRTYRDHWSKPRGV, from the coding sequence ATGAAGAGGAGATACTTCCTGCCGGCGGTTGCCGCTGGGCTGAACGCCGTAAGGTCGGCGGCGGCCAGCGATCGGGTGAACGTGGCGGTGATCGGAGTGCGTGGACGGGGCCGTGCCTTGACCGGCGGGTTCGCGAAGCTGGCGGACGCCAATGTTGAGTACCTGGTGGATGTCGACGACCGGGTTGTTCCGGCCGCGTTGGCTGTGCTGGAGAAGGCCGGACGCAAGCCACCGAAGGTGGTCCGCGATATGCGCCGCGTGTTCGACGACAAGTCGATTGACGCAGTGGTCATCGCGACACCGGACCACTGGCATGCCCCGGCGGCGATCATGGCTTGCGACGCGGGCAAGGATGTCTATCTGGAGAAGCCGTGCTCGCACAACATCCGCGAGGGGCGGCTGATCGTCGAGGCCGCGCGCCGCAGCCAGCGCATCGTGCAGCACGGCACGCAGGCGCGCAGCCGGGAGATCACCCGTCAGGCGATCGACTACATCCACTCCGGCAAAATCGGGAAGGTCGTGATGGCTAAGGCCTGGGACGTGCAGCGGCGCGCCGACATCGGCCACAAGAATGACAGTCCGGTGCCCGCCGAAGTGGACTACGACACCTGGATCGGGCCGGCACAGCCGATGCCGTTCAACGAGAACCGCTTCCACTACACCTGGCACTGGAACTGGAACTTTGGCACCGGCGACGCGGGCAATGACGGCGCCCATCAGATCGACATGGCGCGATGGGCATTAGGCGTCGAAGTGCCCACCGAGGCCGCGGGCATGGGGGCGAAGCTGTTCTTCGAGGACGATCAGCAGACGCCCGATACCATCAACGCCACGTTCCGCTATCCGGGCAAGATGCTGATGTTCGAACTGCGCATCTGGAATCCCTACGGAATGGAAGCGACCGAGAACGGTGTGGCGGTCTACGGCGGGGACGGGATGGTCCAGATCGCCAAGTGGGACCGTCTTTGGGGCTACAAGGTCTTCGACGAGAAGGGCAAGCTCGTCAAGCATGAGCAAAGCCCGGGTGAGGATGAAGCGCATGTCAGGAACTTTCTGGAGTGCGTGAAGTCGAGGAAGGCTCCAAACGCGGAGATCGAAATCGGCTTCCAATCCGTTGTCCACTGCCATCTCGCGAATATTGTGGCCCGCACCGGGCGCGCCGTTCGCTACGACGCGAAGAATGACTCAGTGACCGGCGACCCCGAGGCCGCGAAGCTCACACGGCGCACCTATCGCGACCATTGGTCGAAGCCCCGCGGAGTTTGA
- a CDS encoding IclR family transcriptional regulator — MKVSDTESSKSMVLSLAKGFRVLEVFDAREPELTLSQIATRAELDPGTTYRLAKTLVMLGYLLPAEGKRYRLGLKVLDLGFNAFGQMDLNTIARPILRSLVGPINEAASIAVLDGPELVYVERLQMPLGRLGISQRVGARVPAFCTAIGHAILAHLPLEERLQILNARPRTKMTPNTPVTIPEIESRLQKVRELGYAVSDQDTVIGVRVIAAPIFDPDDRPWAAISAAAPWMACSLQEFVEHTAPSVVSAAKQLTKVSRISGSTGFAAVRPGA, encoded by the coding sequence ATGAAAGTTTCGGATACCGAGTCCTCAAAAAGCATGGTGCTGTCGCTCGCGAAGGGGTTTCGCGTGCTGGAGGTGTTCGACGCCCGCGAACCGGAACTCACCTTGTCGCAGATCGCTACGCGGGCGGAACTGGACCCCGGCACCACGTACCGCCTGGCGAAAACCCTTGTCATGCTCGGTTACCTGCTGCCCGCCGAAGGCAAGCGCTACCGTCTTGGATTGAAGGTGCTCGACCTCGGCTTCAATGCCTTTGGACAGATGGATCTCAACACCATCGCCCGGCCGATCCTGCGGTCTCTTGTCGGCCCCATCAATGAGGCAGCCAGTATCGCGGTGCTGGATGGCCCGGAGCTCGTGTACGTGGAACGTCTGCAGATGCCCCTGGGCCGTCTGGGCATCTCGCAGCGTGTAGGAGCCCGGGTGCCCGCCTTCTGCACGGCCATCGGCCACGCCATTCTCGCCCATCTGCCGTTGGAAGAACGTCTGCAAATTCTCAACGCACGCCCTCGAACGAAAATGACGCCAAATACCCCTGTGACCATTCCTGAGATTGAGTCGCGCCTCCAGAAGGTGCGGGAACTGGGCTACGCCGTCTCCGACCAGGACACGGTCATCGGCGTCCGTGTGATCGCCGCCCCAATCTTCGATCCCGACGATCGGCCCTGGGCGGCCATCAGCGCCGCGGCGCCCTGGATGGCCTGTTCGCTTCAGGAATTCGTGGAACACACAGCGCCGTCGGTGGTGAGCGCGGCCAAGCAGTTGACGAAAGTTTCGCGGATCTCCGGGTCCACTGGATTCGCGGCTGTGCGGCCGGGGGCGTGA
- a CDS encoding NAD(P)-dependent oxidoreductase, whose amino-acid sequence MGIIGIGLVGTAVAERLLASGYSVVGFDVRSEQLDTLQALGGETACCASAVASACERIILSLPTSAIVRSVLDEIQAELQPGSILIDTTTGDPEDAVGFASMLAPLGVDYVDSTVGGSSRQVRTREAIFLCGASQPAFARCRDLFEQFCKQAFHVGPPGSGARIKLVLNLVLGLNRAVLAEGLEFARASGIDPNVALEILKAGPAYSKAMDTKGARMIAEEFEPEARLSQHLKDVRLILAAGDRQGAHLPLSRVHLGLLEAAELAGFGAMDNSAVIKAFQNVPHE is encoded by the coding sequence GTGGGCATCATTGGAATCGGCCTGGTCGGCACCGCCGTTGCGGAGCGCCTGCTGGCCTCCGGCTACTCCGTGGTCGGGTTCGACGTTCGATCTGAACAACTGGACACGCTACAGGCGCTCGGCGGCGAAACTGCCTGCTGCGCGTCCGCCGTCGCCTCGGCCTGCGAACGCATCATTCTCAGTCTGCCCACATCGGCCATCGTGCGCTCCGTACTGGATGAGATCCAGGCAGAACTCCAGCCCGGCTCGATTCTCATTGACACGACAACTGGGGATCCCGAAGATGCCGTGGGCTTCGCATCGATGCTCGCGCCGTTGGGCGTGGATTATGTGGATTCGACGGTCGGCGGATCCAGCCGTCAGGTGAGAACTCGCGAGGCAATCTTCCTGTGCGGGGCCTCGCAGCCGGCGTTCGCCCGCTGCCGGGACCTCTTCGAACAGTTCTGCAAACAGGCCTTTCACGTCGGCCCCCCGGGCAGCGGAGCCCGCATCAAGCTGGTCCTCAATCTGGTGCTTGGTCTGAACCGCGCCGTTCTGGCGGAAGGGCTGGAATTCGCGCGCGCCTCTGGCATCGACCCAAACGTCGCTCTCGAGATCCTGAAGGCCGGCCCTGCATACTCCAAAGCGATGGACACTAAAGGTGCCCGCATGATCGCTGAAGAGTTCGAGCCGGAGGCGCGTCTCTCACAGCATCTGAAAGATGTGCGTCTCATCCTGGCCGCCGGAGACCGGCAAGGGGCGCACCTGCCCTTGTCCAGAGTCCATCTGGGTCTTCTGGAAGCCGCCGAGTTGGCCGGCTTTGGAGCCATGGACAACAGCGCCGTGATCAAGGCCTTTCAGAACGTACCGCACGAGTAG
- a CDS encoding response regulator encodes MNKKILAVDDSSTVRQMVSFTLTSAGYEVIEAKDGQDALSKLTSPVPLGMVLTDLNMPNLDGIGLIKRLRAHGSFKYVPIVVLTTESEVEKKQAARSAGATAWIVKPFRPEQLLAVIQKVLG; translated from the coding sequence ATGAACAAGAAGATTCTGGCGGTGGATGATTCGAGCACGGTCCGGCAGATGGTGTCGTTCACATTGACGTCAGCCGGCTACGAGGTGATCGAGGCGAAGGACGGCCAGGATGCCCTATCGAAGCTCACCAGCCCCGTGCCGCTTGGGATGGTGCTGACAGATTTGAACATGCCCAATCTCGATGGCATCGGGCTCATCAAGCGACTGCGCGCTCATGGATCCTTCAAGTATGTGCCGATCGTGGTTCTCACCACGGAGTCGGAGGTAGAGAAGAAGCAAGCCGCGCGTTCAGCCGGGGCCACTGCCTGGATCGTTAAGCCGTTCCGGCCGGAGCAACTGCTGGCGGTCATCCAGAAGGTCCTTGGGTAA
- a CDS encoding methyl-accepting chemotaxis protein — protein sequence MPQKLSVVRSGGRLGTAYRRLWSNLGLSFRRQGPRMPAAETAALVRDVDADLTAFNHSTEEVFLPVGRRLMEIQSMARSVAMKLAEMARHLSNNESSIASLDCVLSAAQRDGAGDRIAGWVQGIRCDAKALGSTIDAFGPLVHTFDVLAVMTRIESARFVGEEGRFVGLAASVLELSQQIRQQVGTSAASVAILLQTASEAAAEAGAAARRREENLGPLTEQTSAGLRKIKEHRKEVASVNAQLASRFEGVSAAVGDLVTALQSQDIVRQQVEHVQQALRALHGGTGGRGELPAVARLQAAQLDNSRATLAETVQQIRGSLARIEGNVTEVAGEAACLLGASGQSEPAFFDSVKSNLEGSLDLLCSNRDSERRLASTAVTVHKRVCEIAETISGIRAVGVMMQRIALNATIQAARLGEEGASMEIVANAIQWLAGEAEQASEKTETLLQRIRERATSLETTTESFGTTEAEIARLRHDTTALHDAEALARSGYRQSMELIEGLKQRLQRTVAEFGTQDETLGILDRASGVLRGLGADAQSCDLGSTDVVPASYTMHSERSIHAAFQAGRSTNEADRLRGVRENAAEDNIEFF from the coding sequence ATGCCACAGAAACTGAGTGTGGTGCGTAGCGGTGGGCGTCTCGGCACGGCGTACCGCCGCTTGTGGTCGAACCTGGGGCTTTCATTCCGGAGGCAAGGTCCGCGGATGCCGGCGGCCGAGACGGCTGCCCTAGTTCGAGACGTGGATGCCGACCTCACCGCCTTCAACCATTCGACCGAGGAAGTATTCCTGCCTGTCGGCCGGCGTCTGATGGAAATCCAGTCAATGGCTCGCTCCGTGGCGATGAAGTTGGCTGAGATGGCGCGCCATCTGTCGAACAATGAGTCTTCCATCGCGTCCCTCGACTGTGTCTTGTCCGCCGCGCAACGGGATGGGGCTGGAGACCGGATTGCGGGCTGGGTTCAGGGAATTCGATGTGACGCAAAGGCGCTCGGGTCGACAATCGATGCCTTTGGCCCACTGGTGCACACATTCGATGTGTTGGCGGTGATGACACGGATCGAAAGTGCGCGTTTTGTGGGGGAGGAGGGTCGATTCGTCGGATTGGCGGCATCGGTTCTGGAGTTGTCGCAACAGATCCGGCAACAAGTTGGCACGAGTGCGGCGTCCGTCGCGATCCTGCTCCAGACCGCCTCCGAAGCAGCGGCAGAGGCGGGCGCAGCGGCTCGCCGGCGGGAAGAGAATCTGGGGCCGCTGACGGAGCAGACGAGTGCGGGTTTGCGGAAGATCAAGGAGCATCGTAAGGAAGTCGCCAGTGTGAATGCTCAACTGGCTTCGCGATTTGAAGGGGTTTCGGCGGCGGTAGGAGATCTGGTTACGGCGCTGCAGTCTCAGGACATTGTCCGCCAGCAGGTTGAGCATGTTCAGCAGGCGTTGCGGGCCCTGCATGGCGGAACCGGTGGGCGCGGCGAGCTGCCGGCCGTGGCACGACTGCAGGCCGCGCAACTGGACAATTCGAGAGCTACGCTCGCGGAAACAGTGCAGCAGATCAGAGGCTCACTCGCCCGCATTGAGGGTAACGTCACTGAAGTGGCCGGCGAGGCCGCCTGTCTTCTGGGAGCTTCAGGACAGAGCGAGCCGGCGTTCTTCGACAGCGTCAAATCCAACCTGGAAGGCAGCCTGGACCTCCTTTGCAGCAACAGGGATTCCGAGCGCCGATTGGCGTCGACGGCTGTGACGGTTCACAAGCGTGTCTGCGAGATCGCCGAGACGATCTCCGGCATCAGAGCGGTGGGCGTCATGATGCAGCGGATCGCGCTGAATGCGACGATTCAGGCCGCGCGCCTGGGTGAAGAGGGTGCTTCCATGGAGATTGTCGCCAATGCGATCCAGTGGTTGGCAGGCGAAGCGGAGCAGGCGTCGGAGAAGACCGAGACCCTGCTGCAACGGATTCGTGAGAGAGCGACGTCACTCGAAACCACGACGGAGTCCTTTGGGACGACTGAAGCGGAGATCGCCCGGCTGCGGCACGACACAACGGCGCTCCACGACGCGGAGGCGCTGGCGCGCAGCGGCTACAGGCAGTCGATGGAACTGATTGAAGGGTTGAAACAGCGATTGCAGAGGACCGTGGCGGAGTTTGGCACTCAGGATGAGACACTGGGCATTCTGGACCGGGCGAGTGGCGTTCTTCGAGGTCTGGGGGCCGACGCGCAGTCCTGTGACTTGGGCAGCACGGATGTCGTGCCGGCGAGCTACACAATGCACTCCGAGCGCTCCATTCACGCCGCCTTCCAGGCAGGACGGTCGACCAATGAGGCCGATCGCCTGCGCGGCGTCAGAGAGAACGCCGCGGAGGACAATATCGAGTTCTTCTGA
- a CDS encoding chemotaxis response regulator protein-glutamate methylesterase: protein MIIDDSASVRQVLKGILETDPEIQVIGVAQDPYVAVERIKREVPDVMTLDIEMPRMDGLTFLERIMSQYPIPVVICSTLTGNGSDTALAALEKGAVDIITEPKFGEREFLEKARVRICDVVKPAARARLRGQLARGGVIRPKLTADAVIDAPTSRALLQSTETVVAVGASTGGTEALREFLEAMPLDAPGIVIAQHMPEAFAARFAQRLDTSCRITVKEAADDDSVIRGQALIAPGNRHLLLKRRGARCYVEVKDGPLVSRLRPAVDVLFRSAARYGGRNVIGVIMTGMGDDGARGMLELKQAGAFNIAQDEATLVVFGMQAEAIKTGAVDRILPLHDMTGEVVRVCHRN, encoded by the coding sequence TTGATCATTGACGATTCGGCGTCAGTGCGGCAGGTACTGAAAGGAATCCTGGAGACCGATCCCGAAATCCAGGTGATCGGAGTTGCGCAGGATCCTTACGTGGCCGTGGAGCGGATCAAACGGGAAGTTCCTGATGTCATGACATTGGATATAGAGATGCCGCGCATGGATGGGTTGACCTTCTTGGAGCGCATCATGAGCCAGTACCCCATCCCGGTCGTGATCTGCTCGACGCTCACTGGCAATGGCTCCGACACGGCATTGGCGGCGCTGGAGAAGGGCGCCGTGGACATCATTACAGAGCCCAAGTTCGGAGAGCGCGAGTTCCTTGAGAAGGCACGGGTTCGGATCTGCGACGTGGTGAAACCGGCAGCCCGCGCGCGGCTGCGCGGCCAACTGGCCAGAGGCGGTGTCATCCGGCCGAAGCTGACGGCGGATGCGGTGATTGACGCTCCCACATCACGGGCGCTCCTCCAGTCCACGGAGACGGTGGTCGCGGTGGGTGCGTCGACCGGAGGGACCGAGGCCTTGCGCGAATTTCTTGAAGCGATGCCGCTCGACGCTCCTGGCATCGTCATTGCTCAGCACATGCCGGAGGCGTTCGCGGCCCGATTCGCGCAACGCCTGGACACAAGCTGCCGTATCACGGTGAAAGAGGCGGCGGACGATGACTCCGTGATCCGGGGGCAGGCTCTCATCGCGCCCGGTAACCGGCACCTGCTGTTGAAGCGCCGGGGTGCCCGATGCTACGTCGAGGTGAAGGATGGACCGCTGGTCAGCCGCCTCAGACCTGCCGTGGACGTACTGTTCCGATCGGCGGCGCGCTATGGAGGCCGAAACGTGATTGGGGTGATTATGACGGGCATGGGTGACGACGGCGCCAGGGGCATGTTGGAACTGAAACAGGCAGGGGCCTTCAACATCGCGCAGGATGAAGCGACATTGGTCGTGTTCGGTATGCAGGCCGAAGCTATCAAGACGGGTGCAGTGGATCGGATCCTGCCGCTCCATGATATGACCGGTGAGGTTGTGCGGGTATGCCACAGAAACTGA
- a CDS encoding CheR family methyltransferase, whose protein sequence is MEHGGTTQAGPATVDEISEGLIELSQAGFARFARYITGELGIKMPDSKLALVQSRLMGRVRELRMRSLDEYEAYFFASAHASEREHVINAITTNKTDFFREAGHFDYLSDSAVPALLRDERRAGSRLKLWSAGCSSGEEPYSIAMVLAEYAAGHSGFDFAILGTDISTKVLDHARQGVYKESLIGPIPRAMRNKYLLASRTGREPVVRVVPALRRKISFHQLNFMSADYRIKDMFDVVFFRNVLIYFDLSTQEAVVRKICRNLIPGGYLFASHSESLSPLDVPLRALRTSIYQRLG, encoded by the coding sequence ATGGAACACGGCGGGACGACACAAGCGGGACCAGCGACGGTGGATGAGATCTCCGAGGGTCTGATCGAGCTGTCACAGGCGGGGTTTGCGCGATTTGCGCGGTACATCACGGGTGAGTTGGGGATCAAGATGCCCGACTCCAAGCTCGCTCTGGTGCAGAGCCGGCTGATGGGGCGCGTCCGCGAACTCAGGATGCGATCTTTGGACGAGTACGAAGCCTACTTCTTCGCCTCCGCGCATGCCAGCGAGCGCGAACACGTCATCAATGCCATCACGACGAACAAGACGGATTTCTTCAGGGAAGCCGGACATTTCGACTATCTCAGCGATTCCGCAGTTCCTGCCTTGCTGCGTGATGAGCGCCGGGCCGGATCACGACTGAAGCTGTGGTCGGCCGGCTGTTCCTCGGGCGAGGAGCCGTACAGCATTGCGATGGTGTTGGCGGAGTATGCGGCCGGTCACTCCGGTTTCGACTTTGCCATCCTGGGGACTGACATTTCCACAAAGGTGCTGGACCACGCCCGTCAGGGAGTGTACAAAGAGTCCCTCATCGGGCCAATTCCCCGCGCTATGCGCAACAAGTACCTTCTGGCCAGCCGTACCGGAAGGGAGCCAGTGGTTCGGGTAGTGCCGGCCCTACGCCGGAAGATCAGCTTTCACCAGCTGAACTTCATGAGCGCTGACTACCGAATCAAGGACATGTTCGATGTCGTGTTCTTTCGTAATGTCCTGATCTACTTCGATCTGAGCACTCAGGAGGCCGTAGTGAGAAAGATCTGCCGCAATCTGATACCCGGCGGGTATTTGTTTGCCAGTCATTCTGAATCACTGTCACCGCTCGATGTGCCGCTACGCGCGTTACGGACTTCGATCTATCAGAGGCTCGGGTAG
- a CDS encoding response regulator, translating to MPKIVVIDDSPSTLEAVESMLAATGFEVSAFTMWASAVQKLTTEVVDLIITDVYMPGADGLEVIRARRHICPDVPVVAMSGMRGRRDMLKVARLMGACQTLRKPFSREELVAAVHAALNVRCPDRLR from the coding sequence ATGCCCAAGATCGTGGTTATTGACGACTCCCCTTCGACACTCGAGGCTGTTGAGTCGATGTTGGCGGCCACAGGATTCGAAGTGTCCGCGTTCACCATGTGGGCCAGCGCGGTGCAGAAGCTGACAACGGAGGTGGTCGATCTGATCATCACCGATGTCTACATGCCGGGGGCCGACGGGCTCGAGGTGATTCGTGCCCGGCGCCATATCTGTCCCGATGTTCCAGTTGTGGCGATGAGCGGGATGAGAGGGCGCAGGGACATGCTGAAGGTGGCTCGGTTGATGGGGGCCTGCCAGACCCTGCGAAAACCATTCTCCAGGGAAGAGCTTGTGGCGGCGGTACACGCGGCACTGAACGTGAGGTGCCCGGACAGATTGAGGTAG